CCAGCTACGGTAGTCTTGTACATCGTGGTTGGGGCGCGGGACGAGGAAGTAGAAGGGCGATTCGGGAGTGATGAGCTGATAACCGGCTGTCTCCAGTGTGTGCCTTTCCAGCCAGGCATACTTCTCTTCGCGCTTGCCATAGAGGTCGGCGTGATAGACGCCGCGCTGCTCGGAGTTGTTGTGCTTGACGAAAAGTCCAATCGCCACGCCCTGGCGGATGTCAAAGACGTTCTCGTCCGGGCCGCCGTCAGGGGCGGTTTCGCGCTTCAGGCTGTTGCCGTGCAGGTCCAGGAGGTAAATCTCATCAAAGGTCTTGAGCAGGCTCTGGCGCATGCCGCGGAAGGTGGGGTTGTCCAGATAGCCGTGANNNNNNNNNNGCGACGATGCCGCGGCCGGCCCGGTGAATCTTCCACTGGGCGAAGCGCAGGAACTTCACGTAGTCATCCTGTAGCCAGAGCTTTCGCTCGCCCAGTGGCCGGCCGTCCACGGTGTAGTAACTCTGGGCGCCGTCCAGGTCGGTTTTGAGCAGTCTCTCGGTCCACTCGTTCTGATTGGCCGAGATGCCGGAATAGGGCGGATTGCCCAGGATGACCAGGATCGGCTCTTCCTTCTTCACCCTGGCGGCGCAGTGACTCTCCTCGGAGAGCGAAGAGAGGCCGGGGATGGAAATCTGCGCCAGGTCTTCCATCTCCAGGGCGTTGGTCAGGTAGAACTGGAAGCGCTCGCCGTTCTGGAGCGGGACGCCCAGCGCCTCCAGCAGAAAGCCGACCTTCATGTGGCCGATGGCGTAGGGGGCCATGAGCAGTTCGAAGGCGAAAAAGTGCGGCAGGATGTGACTGCGGAGGAAGGCCGACTTGCCTCCCTCGCCGTACTTTCCCGTATAGGCCGCGAAGGCCGTGCGGATGGCCTCGGCGGGGAAGGTCAGCGTGCCGGCGGCGGGGTCCAGGAGGGTGACCTGCGCATCGGCCAGGCCGTCCGCCAGCCCAAAGCGGGTTTGGAGCAGGTGGTGCACGGCGCGCACGATATAGCGCACCACTGGCTCAGGGGTATAGTAGACGCCGCGCCGCTCGCGCGTTTCGGGGTCATATTCGGCCAGGAAGGTCTCATAGAAGTGCAGTACAGGATCGTCGCCCCGGCCCTGCTGGTAATACTGCGTCAGGATGGCCTGCACGTCGGCGGCGTTCAGCACGCCGGCGATGTCGTCCACAATGACTTCCATCTGCTTGGAGGGTTTGCCCAGCGAGATGAACTGGAAGACATCGCGCAGGATGCCGATAGTGGAAGGGATGAGTGAATAGGCTGTCTGTCGGTTAAAGGTCCCCCGGGCGCGGGTGCGGGCGGCGAACAGGCCGTAGGTGATGGTCTGGGCATAGAGGTCCGCGAACTGCTCCTCGGTCAGGCCGGCGATGAGATACTTCCGAAAGGCCTCGTAGAAGCCGTAGATGTCCTTCTGCTTCTGCTCCAGCTCCGGGCGGATCACCTCGTCGCGCAGGAAGCGGGTGCGCCGCGCCAGCTCCCGGGAGAGGGCCTCGGCGGTCAGCGCCGGCGGCAGTGCAAAGGAGAAGAAGGCCTCGAACAACTGTTTCAGGGCCTTCACCCCCTCGGCCGGCGGCCGCACCTTGAGCTTCTGGGCAATGACGGGACGCGCGAGCAGGGCGCGGTGCATCAACACGCCGTCGCGGTAAAGGCGAAACTCGTAGAAATCGGTCAGGATGACGTTGGGAAAGGTGTGCAGGTAGCGCTGGAGCTGATCGGAGGTTTCGACGACATCCAGCGCCGTCCCCGGCGCCTTGGCCTCGATATAGCCGATGACCTGGTGTGAGCCATCCCAGACGCGAAAATCGGGGTTGCCGGCCTCGGTCGTCTTGGGCACGACGGTGACCTGAACGGCACGCCCCTGCTCCCGGGCCAGCGCCTCGAGCAGGGTCTTCAGCGCCGGATAGTAGCTTTCCTCGCTGGCGTCGCCGCGCCGGCTGAGGTCGGCAATCGAGTCGAGATAGGCTTGGAACGCTGTGGCCATATGCAGGAGCCCCCGGATCATTCCATGGTCGGTGTCCGACGGGTCTATGAGGCCGGCGGGCGCTTCAGCACGGCGCGCGAGCGGCTGGCGCCCTCCTCCGGCCCCACATAGCCCTCCTGCTCCAGCAGGTCGATCAGGCGGGCGGCCCGCGAGTAGCCGATGCGCAGCCGGCGCTGGAGCAGGGAGATAGAAGCGCGGTCATACTCCTGGATGACGCGCACTGCCTCATCGAAGAGCACATCGCGCGGCTTGGCCGCGGGGGCCGGCTGTGCCAGGTCTGCCCAAAGGGGCGGCTGGATCACCTCCGCCGGTTCCGCCGGCTCGCCGGCCGGCCGGATGCCCTTCCAGTATCGCACCAGGCGCTGGACCTCCAGATCGGAGACGAAGCACCCCTGCAGGCGCTGAAGCTTGGGGGAATCCGGGGCCATATAGAGCATGTCGCCGCGGCCCAGCAGTTGCTCGGCGCCGGCGGTGTCCAGGATGACCCGCGAGTCCACCTGACTGGTCACGGCGAAAGAAATGCGGGCCGGGAAATTGGCCTTGATCAATCCCGTCACCACGTCCACGCTGGGGCGCTGGGTGGCGATGATCAGGTGAATGCCGGTGGCGCGCGCCATCTGGGCGATGCGGCAGACGGAACGCTCCACCTCATCAGGGGCCATCATCATCAGGTCGGCCAGCTCGTCGATGACGATGACGATGATGGGCAGGATCGGCTCGCCGCGCTCCCGCTGGCGCTCGTTATAGCCTTCGAGGTTGCGCACGCCGGCCTTGGCGAACAGCTCATAGCGGCGGTCCATCTCTCGTGTCGCCCACTGCAGGGTGGGCACCACCCGCTCCAGGTCCACCACCACGGGCGCCAGCAGATGGGGCACGCCGTTAAAGGGCACCAGCTCCACCCGCTTCGGGTCAATCATCAGCAGGCGCAGGGTTTCGGGCGTGTTATTGCACAGCAGGCAGGTGACCAGGGAGTTGATGCAGACCGACTTGCCGGAACCGGTGGCGCCGGCGATGAGCAGATGGGGCATCTTCGCCAGGTCGGCGCAGACCGGCTGTCCGGAGACGTCCTGCCCCAGCGCCAGCGCCAGCGGCGAGCGGATGGAGCGGAAGGCCTCGCTCTCCATGACACTGCGCAGGGAGACGAGCGAGGTGCGCTGGTTGGGGACCTCGATGCCGACGATGGGCCGGCCGGGCACCGGCGCCTCGATGCGGATAGGGGAGGCGGCCAGCGCCAGCGCCAGGTCCTTGGCTAGGGCGCTGATGCGCGCCACCTTCACCTTGGAGCGCTTAATACGGCCCTTGGAGTCCTTGGTCTCGATGAAGCCGGGTTCGACGCCGAACTGGGTGACCACCGGCCCCTGGTTCACCTCCACCACGCGCGCCGGCACCCCGAAGCTTGCCAGCGTCTCCTCGATGATGCGCACCCGTTCGCGCACCTCGGCCGGGCTCAGCTCCATGTCCACACCCTCGTCGAGGATTTCCTCAATGCGGGGCAGTTGCCAGAGCTGGCCGCTGGGTGGCGGTGCGGCGCTCACTGGTTCTCTCGGCTCGGCCGGCGCCGGCGTGAAGCGCTCCGGCACCGGGTGGGCGGTAGGGACGGCCGGCACCCTGGGGGAAACCGGTCTCTCTACGGGCGGCTCCGGAGCCCGGGGCGGCGGCGCCGGCGGCTCTACCATCGTGGGGCCTGGGGTGATGGGGGGAGCCTTGCGCCGGCCCAGCGCCGGCCAGCCCGGCACCAGCATATGCCGGCGCACCGCCTGATGGATTTCCTGCGCCAGGCCGCGCACCGCCTGCCAGAACTCCGCCAGGGTGATATCCAGCACCAGGATGAGCGCCACGAAGAAGCATGCCAGGATGAAGGTCCACGCGCCGATGAGCCCGAGGGCCTCCACCAGCACCAGGCTGGCGCCCCAGCCGATATATCCGCCGCCCTGGCCGGCTTCCGCCAGGAGCCGGGCATCCTCATGCCCGATGGAGGCGATGAGGTGGGCGGCCGTCAGGAAGACGAAGAAGAACAGCCCCCAGCCGGCCGGCTTCTCCCAATCCAGGGGCATATCCTGCTCGAAATCGCGGGCGATGAGCCACAGCCCCAGCCCGCCCAGGGCGAAGGGGATGACATAGACCCCCCAGCCGAAGCTCAACCGCAGGAAATGGATCCAGGCGCCGGTCAGGCCGCCGCGGTTAATGGAAAGCAGGCTGAAGAGGGTGAGCAGGGCGATCGCCAGCAGGACAATGCCGGCGATATCTGCCCGCATCCCCAGGGGAAAGCGGCCTGAAGCGTTTCTGCCTTTGGATTTCGCGGTGCTTCGCTTCGCCATACCCGCCCATATGTTCGAGAGATTCAACCGTATTATAACACACGGCGGGCACGCGGGACAAGGCGAGAGGGTGCAGGGCTCCGCCGA
The sequence above is drawn from the Anaerolineae bacterium genome and encodes:
- a CDS encoding DNA translocase FtsK, which produces MAKRSTAKSKGRNASGRFPLGMRADIAGIVLLAIALLTLFSLLSINRGGLTGAWIHFLRLSFGWGVYVIPFALGGLGLWLIARDFEQDMPLDWEKPAGWGLFFFVFLTAAHLIASIGHEDARLLAEAGQGGGYIGWGASLVLVEALGLIGAWTFILACFFVALILVLDITLAEFWQAVRGLAQEIHQAVRRHMLVPGWPALGRRKAPPITPGPTMVEPPAPPPRAPEPPVERPVSPRVPAVPTAHPVPERFTPAPAEPREPVSAAPPPSGQLWQLPRIEEILDEGVDMELSPAEVRERVRIIEETLASFGVPARVVEVNQGPVVTQFGVEPGFIETKDSKGRIKRSKVKVARISALAKDLALALAASPIRIEAPVPGRPIVGIEVPNQRTSLVSLRSVMESEAFRSIRSPLALALGQDVSGQPVCADLAKMPHLLIAGATGSGKSVCINSLVTCLLCNNTPETLRLLMIDPKRVELVPFNGVPHLLAPVVVDLERVVPTLQWATREMDRRYELFAKAGVRNLEGYNERQRERGEPILPIIVIVIDELADLMMMAPDEVERSVCRIAQMARATGIHLIIATQRPSVDVVTGLIKANFPARISFAVTSQVDSRVILDTAGAEQLLGRGDMLYMAPDSPKLQRLQGCFVSDLEVQRLVRYWKGIRPAGEPAEPAEVIQPPLWADLAQPAPAAKPRDVLFDEAVRVIQEYDRASISLLQRRLRIGYSRAARLIDLLEQEGYVGPEEGASRSRAVLKRPPAS